The Bradyrhizobium barranii subsp. barranii genome segment GCCTACACGGTTCTGCCGGGTCTGACGCGGCGCTACATGGCGAGCCATCCCGGCGTGCGCGTCGAGCTGCGCGAGGTGATCCCGGGAATCCTCGGCGACGCGGTGCTGACCGGGCGCTTCGATGCCGCGATCCTGTTCGATCCCGGTCCCGTGCGCGGTCTTGCGACGCAAGTCATCTTTCGTGAGCCGCTCAGCCTTGCGGTGCACGTCAGTCATCCGCTCGCCGCGCGGAAGGCGGTATCTGCGGGGCAGCTCAATGGTGAAGCCTTCATCGCCGCGCCGGCCGAAGTCGCGCCGAGGCTGCGCCAGTCGATCGCCGGCTATTGTCGCTCGGGCGGGTTCGAGCCGACGTTCAGGCTCGAAGTCGAACTGCAGCAGACCATCGTCAGTCTCGTGGCGGAGAATCTCGGCATTGCGCTGGTACCGCGGTCGATGGCGAAGCTCGGAATTGCAAACCTGGCCTTCCGCGATCTCGAAGATGCGCCGATCATCGAGCACGTCGTCGCATGGCGGCCGGGCAATCTCAATCCGGCGCTGGCGCCATTTCTGGCGGAAGCGCACAGCGATGTCGCGGCTGGTCTGGATTAGCCCTCGGCCAGCCCAAGAAACCGCAGGATCTCACTCAAGACCTCTTCCGGTTTGTCATGCTGTAGCCAGTGCCCCGCGCCGGCGATGGTCTCGATGCGTGCCTGCGGGAAATAGCGCTCCAGGCCTGCGGCCCTGGCGCCCGCGAGAAAACTTTCTCCGGCATTCAGCAGCAGCGTCGGACTTGTAATGCGCGACCACAGCGCGACGTGATCGTCCGGCCAGAGCCGGTGCGGCGCAGAGGCGCGCTGGTAGGGATCGAACTTCCAGCTATAGGTGCCGTCCTCATTCCGCCGCGAGCCGTGCGTTGCAAGATGCAGCGCGAGGTCGCGGGCGAGGCGCTTGTTGTGAAGCACCATCTGCGCGGCCGCGTCTTCGAGGGTCGCATAGCGGCGCGGCGTGCAGTCGTGCAGCCTGTCGAGCTGGCTGACCCATTTGCTGATGCGCTCATGCGTCGGCGCTTTGGGCGCATCCGGCAGCATGGTCACACCGTCGAGGACGACGAGCTTCGAAACCAGTTCGGGGAACGACCCCGAAAAGATCAGGCTCACCATGCCGCCCATGGAATGGCCGATCAGAGTCACCTGAGGCGCTGCGATGCTGCGAATGAGCTGCGCGAGGTCGTAGACATACTCGGTCAGCGCGTAGCTGCCGCCCTTGGTCCAGTCGGAATCGCCATGACCGCGCAGATCGGGCGCGAGCACGTGAAAATGCGGCCGAAGCGAGCGGGCAATGGCGTCCCAGCTCCGGCAATGATCGCGGCCACCATGGACCAGGATGGCGACGGGCGCGCCGTGATTGCCCCAATCGGCATAGTGCAGCCGCAGGCCGTGTGATTCATAGAAGCGACTTTGCGGGGCGAGCATCGGGCGCCGATCCTTCGAAATGCCGGACGAGATAACAGCACGACTGGAGTAGCCTGCTGACGGCCATTCCACAAGCAAGCCACAGGTCACGGGCGCTTCGGCGGCGAGCGCGTGCCGGCTAGGCGGCGCATAGCGCGTCGGCGTCGCCGGGTTTTGCGCATCTTCGCGTCGTGACAGCGACGCGCGGTGCGCGACAACGACCTTGCCAGGAGGCGATAACGCGACCAGGACATCATCCTCATCGAACTCTCCATCGCAACAACCATAGGTGAGCCGCGAGCGATGGCTCGTTCGAATTCCACGCGTTACATCTTGGTCATTACGGGTTGGAGAGTCTTTCGGGCCGATGGCGACAATGTTGCGCGCACGCCGTCATCGCGAGCGTATCGGCCTCATCGAAATCGTTCATCGGTATTAAACCTGCGTAAGGCGCCGAACGCAGGACGCACTCATCGCCTCCAACGGATGTTAGGAGGTGAACATCATGAAACTTGTATCTGCGTTTGTCGGCCTTGCCGCGCTTGGCGGGGTCACGCTGTCGAGCGGGGCTGCGTCAGCAGCACCGATCGAGGTGCCGACCGGCTATGTCTGCAATGAATGGGGCCATTGCTGGCAACGCCACTACCATGGAGGCTACTACCATCCGCACTACTGGGGTGGTTACGGCTGGCACCATCATTGGGGTGACGGCTGGCGCTGGCATCATTGGGCTCGCTGGCATCATTGGCACCACTGGTGAAATCTGAGAAAGGGGCTTCGGCCCCTTTCTTTTTTCGGTGGATGCCCGTCGGGAATGACGCGAGCTAGCTCTGCGCCGGCCGCCGCGCCAGCGCCAGCGAGAGGCCGAGGCCCGCGATGAAGACACCGGAGCCCTGCGTGAGACGCCGCATCAGATGCGGCTTGCTAATCAGCTGCGTGCGCGTTGCAGTTGCCATCAGCACCACGACGACATCGGCGAGCGTGTTCAGGATCACCGAGATCGCGCCGAGCACGATGAATTGCAGCGTGGGGCTCGATCCCGCGGGATCGAGGAACTGCGGAATGAAGGCGAGGAAGAACGCGGCGGTCTTCGGGTTCAGCGCCTCGACCAGCACGCCGTCGCGGAACGCGCGCCTGTCGCCGACGGGCTCGCTCTCCAGCGAGAGCGCGCGGCCGGCGCTGCGGAAGGTCTTGATGCCGAGCCAGACCAGATAGAGCGCGCCGATGAATTTTACAGCGGCAAACAGTTCCGCACTGGCAAGTATGATCGCGGAGATGCCGAGGCTGCCTGCGACGACATGAACCAGCCCGCCGAGCGCCGTGCCCGCGGTTGATGCAAAGCCGCTGGCGCGCCCCCCCGACAAGGTCCGTGCCGCGACGTAGAAGATGCCGGGGCCGGGAACGGCGGCAATGAGACACGCTGCGGCCAGGAACAGCCAGAAATTCGTTTCGATCATCCCGTTTTGGTAACGTAGCGTGCTGCGATTGCAAGGCCTCTCGCTCAGCCCATCCGGCGGAAGATCACGCTGGCATTCACCCCGCCGAAGCCAAATCCGTTGGAGATGGCGTTGAGCATCGGCATCGGCCGCGCGCTGCCTGCGATGATGTCGATGCCATCAGCGCCGGGATCTGCGTTTTCGAAATTGCGCGTCGGCGGCGCGACCTGGTCGCGCAAGGCGAGGACGGTGAAGATCGCCTCGAGCCCGCCGGCGGCGCCGAGCAGATGGCCGGTGGCCGAT includes the following:
- a CDS encoding LysR family transcriptional regulator codes for the protein MIDIRQMRYFVAVAETLHFGRAAERLHISQPPLSRQIAALEKELGVRLFDRQSRRATLTPAGRRFLEDARAVLIGFDQACQNVRMAERGEIGELSVGFMMHAAYTVLPGLTRRYMASHPGVRVELREVIPGILGDAVLTGRFDAAILFDPGPVRGLATQVIFREPLSLAVHVSHPLAARKAVSAGQLNGEAFIAAPAEVAPRLRQSIAGYCRSGGFEPTFRLEVELQQTIVSLVAENLGIALVPRSMAKLGIANLAFRDLEDAPIIEHVVAWRPGNLNPALAPFLAEAHSDVAAGLD
- a CDS encoding alpha/beta fold hydrolase; translated protein: MLAPQSRFYESHGLRLHYADWGNHGAPVAILVHGGRDHCRSWDAIARSLRPHFHVLAPDLRGHGDSDWTKGGSYALTEYVYDLAQLIRSIAAPQVTLIGHSMGGMVSLIFSGSFPELVSKLVVLDGVTMLPDAPKAPTHERISKWVSQLDRLHDCTPRRYATLEDAAAQMVLHNKRLARDLALHLATHGSRRNEDGTYSWKFDPYQRASAPHRLWPDDHVALWSRITSPTLLLNAGESFLAGARAAGLERYFPQARIETIAGAGHWLQHDKPEEVLSEILRFLGLAEG
- a CDS encoding LysE family translocator — encoded protein: MIETNFWLFLAAACLIAAVPGPGIFYVAARTLSGGRASGFASTAGTALGGLVHVVAGSLGISAIILASAELFAAVKFIGALYLVWLGIKTFRSAGRALSLESEPVGDRRAFRDGVLVEALNPKTAAFFLAFIPQFLDPAGSSPTLQFIVLGAISVILNTLADVVVVLMATATRTQLISKPHLMRRLTQGSGVFIAGLGLSLALARRPAQS